The following are encoded together in the Lathyrus oleraceus cultivar Zhongwan6 chromosome 3, CAAS_Psat_ZW6_1.0, whole genome shotgun sequence genome:
- the LOC127130800 gene encoding uncharacterized protein LOC127130800: MRCKKHFTDFTSTVGVCSTCLRERLVLLIAAQAQAQTQAQLTRVTSRASDESSRNSETNPPPPLIFPRSVSPYVSRRKSDYTPAWNGHDRRERLFYSTPQLGPTFYGGCTVNSNTRSLKKRLSKFWIFSNLFKSRSEKFQSDPSCEPSSSASPSWFSSILPPRRKNKNRTAMTTEEFPVGARRRYRQTDRGMSPVRTEEFTDECDQCPSGSGYSSESSPWWKKTPSANVPSSRRSRLGHGKSASGSGIFCMSPLVRASPNRRWNNKGLPPEMAAAADVRTTAAKPHLSAAASFCANRSRKLADFGRVSHNR; this comes from the coding sequence CACTTGTCTAAGGGAACGCCTCGTACTCTTAATTGCAGCCCAAGCCCAAGCCCAAACCCAAGCCCAGTTAACCAGAGTCACCTCACGCGCTTCCGATGAATCTTCTAGAAACTCCGAAACCAATCCTCCACCACCGCTAATATTTCCGCGCTCCGTTTCGCCTTATGTCTCTCGCCGGAAATCGGATTACACGCCAGCATGGAACGGTCATGACCGCCGTGAGAGGCTGTTTTACAGCACTCCACAGCTTGGTCCGACCTTTTATGGAGGTTGCACTGTGAATTCCAACACTAGGTCGTTGAAGAAGCGTTTGAGCAAGTTTTGGATTTTCTCGAATCTGTTTAAATCCAGATCGGAGAAATTCCAATCTGATCCATCGTGTGAGCCTTCCTCATCAGCATCGCCGTCGTGGTTCTCTTCGATTTTACCTCCTCGTCGGAAGAATAAGAACCGGACTGCGATGACGACGGAGGAATTTCCCGTTGGAGCAAGGAGGCGATACCGTCAGACGGATCGTGGAATGTCACCAGTGAGAACAGAGGAATTCACTGATGAATGCGATCAGTGTCCATCTGGTAGTGGTTACTCTTCGGAGTCTTCTCCGTGGTGGAAGAAAACGCCATCGGCAAATGTTCCTTCGTCACGGCGTTCACGCCTTGGGCATGGGAAGAGCGCGTCAGGTTCGGGTATTTTTTGCATGAGTCCTCTGGTTCGGGCCAGTCCGAATCGGAGGTGGAACAACAAGGGATTACCGCCGGAGATGGCTGCGGCTGCGGATGTTAGGACTACGGCGGCGAAGCCACACCTCTCCGCAGCGGCGTCGTTTTGTGCGAATCGTTCCAGAAAACTTGCAGATTTTGGAAGAGTCAGCCATAACCGTTGA